The proteins below are encoded in one region of Myxococcales bacterium:
- a CDS encoding succinyl-diaminopimelate desuccinylase, whose product MQLEDTLLWLCEIPSLIGEERLLCDTLAERLSKLELGAPIRRFGDSLVVPLTRGTGGPRVALVGHLDVVPTEHDRPPRIEGERLYGPGAADMKSGLTLMLDLAERAERPGVDLTLVFYAREEGPYAENELGVVLAEDPELAQVEFAIALEPSDNKLQLGCSGSVHARAHFRGKTAHSARPWQGENAIHKAAALLTRLSALEPQRVLIDGLEWSHVTSATMASGGRGRNVIPDRFELNLNRRFGPDRGLEQVQDEMLELVAGEAELEFIDLSPAAPPNRHHPLVEALAVSGVAAIEPKQAWTDVARFAQIGVPAVNFGPGTQAQAHQKNEWTLISGLAEGQRILSSWLSRIEAR is encoded by the coding sequence ATGCAGCTCGAAGACACGCTGCTGTGGCTGTGCGAGATCCCGTCGCTCATCGGCGAGGAGCGCCTCTTGTGCGACACGCTGGCGGAGCGGCTGTCGAAGCTCGAGCTTGGGGCACCGATTCGACGCTTCGGCGACTCACTCGTCGTGCCGCTGACGCGCGGCACGGGTGGGCCGAGGGTGGCGTTGGTCGGTCACCTCGACGTGGTGCCGACCGAGCACGACCGACCACCCCGCATCGAGGGGGAGCGTCTCTACGGGCCCGGCGCGGCCGACATGAAGAGCGGCCTCACGCTGATGCTCGACCTCGCGGAACGCGCCGAGCGACCCGGAGTCGATCTCACGCTCGTGTTCTACGCGCGCGAAGAGGGACCGTACGCGGAGAACGAGCTGGGAGTGGTCTTGGCCGAGGACCCCGAGCTCGCTCAGGTCGAGTTCGCCATCGCCCTCGAACCGAGCGACAACAAACTGCAGCTCGGCTGCAGCGGCTCGGTGCACGCCAGGGCGCACTTCCGGGGGAAGACCGCCCACTCCGCGCGCCCCTGGCAGGGTGAGAACGCCATTCACAAGGCCGCCGCGCTGCTCACGCGCCTGTCCGCGCTCGAGCCTCAGCGTGTGCTCATCGACGGGCTCGAGTGGTCCCATGTCACGAGCGCCACGATGGCCAGCGGAGGTCGCGGCCGCAACGTGATCCCCGATCGTTTCGAGCTGAACCTGAATCGGCGTTTCGGTCCCGATCGCGGGCTCGAACAGGTTCAGGATGAGATGCTGGAGCTCGTCGCGGGAGAGGCCGAGCTCGAGTTCATCGATCTCTCGCCCGCCGCGCCGCCGAATCGCCATCACCCGCTGGTCGAGGCGTTGGCCGTCAGCGGGGTGGCCGCCATCGAACCCAAACAGGCGTGGACCGACGTCGCGCGGTTCGCTCAGATCGGCGTGCCCGCGGTGAATTTCGGCCCGGGTACCCAGGCGCAGGCGCACCAGAAGAACGAGTGGACGCTGATTTCGGGACTGGCGGAGGGTCAGCGCATCCTGTCGAGCTGGCTCTCGCGCATCGAGGCACGATGA
- the ndk gene encoding nucleoside-diphosphate kinase, with translation MASQRTLCIIKPDAVEKRVQGHIVQRLLDEGFKVVALRQTHLSRGQAEGFYAVHRERPFFDELCTFMTRGPVVVVALERDNAVQHYRDVIGATDPAKAAAGTVRKLYGSNVGENAVHGSDSEENGLKECGYFSLATTCSEPNTSAQWRVVGPRTARKTKQRSWKQRAGVCAMPWAACATCRSCCRACA, from the coding sequence ATGGCGAGTCAGCGAACGCTCTGCATCATCAAGCCGGACGCCGTCGAGAAGCGGGTCCAGGGGCACATCGTCCAGCGTCTGCTCGACGAGGGCTTCAAGGTCGTCGCCCTGCGGCAGACCCACCTGAGCCGCGGCCAGGCCGAGGGGTTCTACGCGGTCCACCGCGAGCGGCCGTTCTTCGACGAGCTGTGCACCTTCATGACCCGGGGTCCCGTGGTCGTCGTCGCCCTCGAGCGGGACAACGCCGTGCAACACTATCGTGACGTCATCGGCGCGACGGATCCAGCGAAGGCTGCCGCGGGCACCGTGCGCAAGCTCTACGGCTCGAACGTTGGCGAAAACGCGGTCCATGGGTCCGACTCCGAGGAGAACGGTCTCAAGGAGTGCGGTTACTTTTCCCTGGCCACGACTTGCTCTGAGCCCAACACTTCCGCCCAATGGCGAGTGGTAGGCCCGAGGACGGCGCGCAAGACGAAGCAGCGCAGCTGGAAGCAGCGCGCGGGCGTCTGCGCGATGCCATGGGCAGCGTGCGCAACCTGTCGCAGCTGCTGCAGAGCGTGCGCGTAG
- the sucD gene encoding succinate--CoA ligase subunit alpha, translating to MSILVNKNTRVVVQGITGSAGSFHAKQCIAYGTQVVAGCTPGRGGETFEAIGPDGKTVKIPVFDTMAEVVKQTGADASCIFVPALGAADAILEAADAGCRLVIAITEGIPVMDMVRARRALEGKNVRLVGPNCPGVITPGECKIGIMPGHIHKPGKIGVVSRSGTLTYEAVGQLTALGIGQSTCVGIGGDPVNGTDFIDVLKLFNEDPNTEGVIMIGEIGGAAEERAAEYIKAHFKKPVAGFIAGTTAPPGKRMGHAGAIISGGKGTAKDKIAALTAAGVKVAPTPSDMGTTLKSML from the coding sequence ATGTCCATTCTCGTCAACAAGAACACCCGCGTCGTCGTCCAGGGCATCACCGGCTCCGCCGGCTCCTTCCACGCCAAACAGTGCATCGCCTACGGCACGCAGGTCGTCGCCGGCTGCACGCCCGGTCGCGGCGGTGAGACCTTCGAGGCCATCGGCCCCGACGGCAAGACCGTCAAGATCCCGGTCTTCGACACCATGGCCGAGGTGGTGAAACAGACCGGCGCCGATGCCTCGTGCATCTTCGTCCCGGCGCTCGGCGCAGCCGACGCCATTCTCGAGGCCGCAGACGCTGGCTGCCGCTTGGTGATCGCCATCACCGAGGGCATCCCGGTGATGGACATGGTCCGGGCTCGCCGGGCTCTCGAAGGCAAGAACGTTCGACTGGTCGGACCAAACTGCCCCGGGGTCATCACCCCCGGCGAGTGCAAGATCGGCATCATGCCGGGTCACATCCACAAACCCGGCAAGATCGGCGTCGTCAGCCGCTCCGGCACCCTCACCTACGAAGCCGTGGGCCAGCTGACGGCCCTCGGCATCGGTCAGAGCACCTGCGTGGGCATCGGCGGAGATCCCGTGAACGGCACCGACTTCATCGACGTGCTCAAGCTGTTCAACGAAGATCCAAACACCGAGGGTGTGATCATGATCGGTGAAATCGGCGGCGCGGCCGAGGAGCGCGCGGCCGAGTACATCAAGGCGCACTTCAAGAAGCCGGTCGCCGGATTCATCGCCGGCACCACCGCCCCCCCCGGCAAACGCATGGGTCACGCCGGCGCCATCATCAGCGGCGGCAAGGGCACCGCCAAGGACAAGATCGCCGCGCTCACCGCCGCCGGTGTGAAGGTCGCCCCGACGCCCAGCGACATGGGGACCACGCTGAAGAGCATGCTGTAG
- the sucC gene encoding ADP-forming succinate--CoA ligase subunit beta, translating to MKIHEYQGKQIFAKYGIPVPKGYPAFSTEEAETVAKKLIDETGVPVVVVKAQIHAGGRGKGGGVKVVKDGPKKVREVADSLLGMQLVTHQTGPGGQKVRRLYIEQGLDIARELYLGLVVDREKKRIAIMASTEGGVEIEKVAAETPEKILTEHIDPVLGLGAWQGRKLAFGLGLGEGSPKPKETIKQFGDILAKLGRLFDQEDCSLLEINPLIVTKTGDVVALDSKINFDSNAEGRHKEWEALEDRDEEDAIELEAKEAGLSYINLDGDIGCLVNGAGLAMSTMDIIKHFGGEPANFLDVGGGATKEQVTKALKIILHGDEAKGIFVNIFGGIMRCDVIAEGVVAAAKEIGLSVPCVVRLEGTNVELGKKILSESGLALVPATTMADGAKKIVDLVRGA from the coding sequence ATGAAGATCCACGAGTATCAAGGCAAGCAGATCTTCGCGAAGTACGGCATTCCGGTCCCGAAGGGCTACCCGGCCTTCAGCACCGAAGAGGCCGAGACCGTCGCGAAAAAATTGATCGACGAGACCGGCGTGCCGGTGGTCGTCGTCAAGGCGCAGATCCACGCGGGTGGGCGCGGCAAGGGCGGCGGCGTCAAGGTCGTGAAGGACGGACCGAAGAAGGTCCGCGAGGTGGCCGATTCACTGCTCGGCATGCAGCTGGTCACACACCAGACCGGTCCGGGCGGACAGAAGGTGCGTCGCCTCTACATCGAGCAAGGGCTCGACATTGCCCGGGAGCTCTACCTGGGCCTGGTCGTGGACCGCGAGAAGAAGCGGATCGCGATCATGGCCAGCACCGAGGGCGGCGTGGAAATCGAGAAGGTCGCCGCGGAGACGCCGGAGAAGATCCTGACCGAGCACATCGATCCCGTGCTCGGCCTGGGCGCGTGGCAGGGTCGCAAGCTCGCCTTCGGCCTCGGGCTCGGTGAGGGCAGCCCGAAACCCAAGGAGACCATCAAGCAGTTCGGGGACATCCTGGCCAAGCTCGGTCGCCTGTTCGACCAGGAAGACTGCTCGCTGCTCGAGATCAACCCGCTCATCGTCACCAAGACCGGAGACGTGGTGGCGCTCGACTCGAAGATCAACTTCGACAGCAACGCCGAGGGCCGCCACAAGGAGTGGGAGGCGCTCGAGGACCGGGACGAAGAGGACGCCATCGAGCTCGAGGCCAAGGAGGCCGGACTCTCCTACATCAACCTCGACGGCGACATCGGTTGCCTGGTCAACGGCGCTGGGCTTGCCATGTCCACCATGGACATCATCAAACACTTCGGCGGTGAGCCCGCGAACTTCCTGGACGTCGGCGGCGGCGCCACCAAGGAGCAGGTCACCAAGGCCTTGAAGATCATCCTGCACGGCGACGAAGCGAAAGGCATCTTCGTCAACATCTTCGGCGGCATCATGAGGTGCGACGTCATCGCCGAGGGTGTCGTGGCGGCGGCCAAGGAAATCGGCCTGAGCGTGCCGTGTGTGGTGCGGCTCGAGGGCACCAACGTCGAGCTCGGCAAGAAGATCCTCTCCGAGAGCGGGCTCGCTCTCGTCCCCGCCACCACGATGGCGGACGGCGCGAAGAAAATCGTAGACCTGGTGCGCGGCGCCTGA
- a CDS encoding DUF4832 domain-containing protein, whose product MRVWFSGLVCASLGLAIACGDSDSGGGDGGTSGTGGGTGSSGGTGSSGGTSGAGGGGGAGLASGGSSGDAGGDAPICPAAPVEHSFTALGPKENLLNPARGFHDFIDLGSTDDFLNVRKSGRTLAYAGVSLIDYVDAALPASFVAALSAGLDRVRAARIKVVLRFVYREEFTDPNDAKLSRILEHIQTLAPLIQKHADVVMLLEAGFIGPWGEWHSSTNGLDTNLGAKKSVLDALLAVVPQEMPVLVRRWSFKQEYAGGPATEAQAFGPTAVARVGHHNDCFLSSADDVGTYPTGKMDAWKALIAEDTRFVPAGGETCADYPARTTCAVAVPEMAQLHWSFLNAVYHPGALARFKNEGCYDEIAARLGYRLVLEQATFPEQAQPGCGLSLSLKLRNDGFAPPYSAKELVFVLDGPTHFEAALPSEPRRWEPGAHSLDTSVSLPANLPAGSYQVALWLPDPSASLRAIPEYAVQFANTAGWDAKTGLNVLGSLTVGP is encoded by the coding sequence ATGCGTGTGTGGTTCTCCGGCCTCGTGTGCGCGAGCCTCGGGCTCGCGATCGCTTGCGGTGATTCCGACTCCGGGGGCGGCGACGGAGGCACATCCGGGACGGGTGGAGGCACCGGCTCGAGCGGTGGCACCGGCTCGAGCGGCGGAACTTCCGGCGCCGGCGGCGGGGGCGGCGCGGGCCTCGCAAGCGGCGGGTCGAGCGGAGACGCGGGCGGTGATGCGCCGATCTGTCCGGCAGCACCCGTGGAGCACAGCTTCACGGCCCTTGGACCGAAGGAGAATCTGCTCAATCCCGCGCGCGGATTCCACGACTTCATCGACCTCGGCTCCACCGACGATTTCCTGAACGTGCGTAAATCCGGGCGCACCCTGGCCTATGCCGGGGTCTCCCTGATCGACTACGTCGACGCGGCGCTGCCCGCCTCGTTCGTCGCGGCTTTGAGCGCGGGTCTGGATCGAGTGCGCGCGGCTCGCATCAAGGTGGTGCTGCGCTTTGTGTATCGCGAGGAGTTCACCGATCCGAACGACGCCAAGCTGTCGCGCATCCTCGAGCACATCCAGACACTGGCGCCACTGATCCAGAAACACGCCGACGTGGTCATGCTGCTCGAGGCCGGCTTCATCGGCCCCTGGGGAGAGTGGCACTCGAGCACCAATGGGCTCGACACCAACCTCGGCGCCAAGAAATCCGTGCTCGACGCGCTGCTCGCGGTCGTGCCGCAAGAGATGCCGGTGCTCGTCCGGCGCTGGAGCTTCAAACAAGAGTACGCCGGGGGGCCCGCCACCGAAGCGCAGGCGTTCGGCCCCACCGCGGTGGCTCGGGTCGGGCACCACAACGACTGTTTCCTGTCGAGCGCCGACGATGTCGGCACCTACCCGACCGGAAAGATGGACGCGTGGAAGGCGCTGATCGCCGAGGACACCCGCTTCGTGCCCGCGGGCGGCGAGACCTGCGCCGACTACCCAGCTCGCACGACCTGCGCGGTCGCCGTGCCGGAAATGGCGCAACTGCACTGGTCGTTCCTCAACGCCGTGTACCACCCGGGCGCGCTCGCTCGGTTCAAGAACGAGGGCTGTTACGACGAGATCGCCGCCCGCCTCGGTTATCGGTTGGTGCTCGAACAGGCGACGTTCCCCGAGCAGGCCCAGCCCGGCTGTGGACTCTCCCTTTCATTGAAGCTTCGGAACGACGGCTTCGCCCCGCCCTACTCTGCGAAGGAGCTCGTGTTCGTGCTCGATGGGCCGACACACTTCGAGGCAGCGCTGCCGAGCGAGCCCCGACGCTGGGAGCCCGGCGCGCACAGCCTCGACACCAGTGTGTCCCTGCCGGCGAACCTGCCCGCCGGTAGTTATCAGGTCGCGTTGTGGTTGCCCGACCCGTCGGCTTCGCTGCGCGCTATCCCCGAGTACGCGGTCCAGTTCGCGAACACCGCGGGCTGGGACGCAAAGACCGGGTTGAACGTGCTCGGCTCACTCACGGTCGGCCCCTGA
- a CDS encoding 2,3,4,5-tetrahydropyridine-2,6-dicarboxylate N-succinyltransferase → MEASEVRTLVEAAFEDRELLSQPRHRAAVHEAVALLDSGKIRVATQRAVGDWETHAWVKQAVLLYFSVSEMRRLQAGPIEFFDKIPLKRGLEAAGVRVVPPGTVRYGAFVEAGAIIMPGYVNIGAWVGAGTMVDTWATVGSCAQIGKNCHLSGGVGIGGVLEPPGAQPVIVEDGCFVGSRAIIVEGVLVESEAVIGAGVTLTASTAILDVTGAEPVEHRGRVPARSVVIPGMRPKKFPAGEYMVPCALIIGERKASTDKKTSLNSALREFNVPV, encoded by the coding sequence GTGGAAGCTTCAGAAGTACGAACGCTGGTCGAGGCCGCCTTCGAGGATCGAGAGCTGCTCAGCCAGCCGCGCCACCGGGCCGCAGTGCACGAGGCCGTCGCGCTGCTCGACAGTGGCAAGATCCGCGTGGCGACCCAGCGCGCCGTAGGCGACTGGGAGACCCACGCTTGGGTCAAACAAGCCGTGCTGCTCTACTTCTCGGTGTCAGAGATGCGGCGCCTGCAAGCCGGCCCCATCGAGTTCTTCGACAAGATCCCGCTCAAGCGCGGGCTCGAAGCCGCCGGTGTTCGAGTCGTCCCGCCAGGCACGGTTCGCTACGGCGCCTTCGTCGAGGCCGGCGCCATCATCATGCCGGGCTACGTGAACATCGGTGCGTGGGTGGGTGCCGGGACAATGGTCGACACCTGGGCGACGGTCGGGTCGTGCGCGCAGATCGGCAAGAACTGTCACCTCTCGGGCGGGGTCGGCATTGGTGGCGTGCTCGAACCGCCGGGTGCGCAGCCCGTCATCGTCGAGGACGGCTGTTTCGTCGGCTCGCGCGCCATCATCGTCGAGGGGGTGCTGGTCGAGAGCGAGGCCGTGATCGGCGCTGGTGTGACGCTCACTGCTTCGACGGCCATCCTGGACGTCACCGGGGCCGAGCCGGTCGAGCACCGCGGCCGAGTCCCGGCCCGCAGCGTGGTGATCCCGGGGATGCGCCCGAAGAAGTTCCCGGCCGGAGAGTACATGGTCCCCTGCGCGCTGATCATCGGAGAGCGCAAGGCCAGCACGGACAAAAAGACCAGCTTGAACAGCGCTCTCCGAGAGTTCAACGTTCCGGTGTAA
- a CDS encoding radical SAM protein: MAQGERRLDLKLGFACNNRCLFCAQGDKRTECEARPAERLLAELALARPDARGVVLTGGEPTLYKRLVPLVRVARKLGFSRVQLQTNGRMLAYPRVLQALIDAGVTEIAPSLHGATAEVHESLTRAAGSFDETCTGITNAISAGLPVLTNSVITRHNVGTLPELVALLASFGVTRAQLAFVHPVGTAFERFDEVVPLFSDLVVPLGAARLVAIERRVSLRTEAVPLCFLRGMQELAAESTIPLTTVSDLEGRRDYSEWRVHEGKSHGPPCQACSAREQCEGPWREYPDLRGWDEMVPFA, from the coding sequence GTGGCGCAGGGTGAGCGACGTCTGGATCTGAAGCTCGGCTTCGCCTGCAACAACCGTTGTCTATTCTGCGCCCAGGGCGACAAGCGGACGGAGTGTGAGGCGCGACCTGCCGAGCGATTGCTCGCGGAGCTGGCGTTGGCCAGGCCGGACGCCAGGGGGGTCGTCCTGACCGGCGGCGAGCCGACGCTCTACAAACGCCTGGTGCCGCTGGTTCGCGTGGCACGAAAGCTCGGGTTCTCGCGGGTTCAGCTCCAGACCAACGGGCGCATGCTCGCTTACCCGCGCGTGCTCCAGGCGTTGATCGACGCGGGCGTGACCGAGATCGCGCCGTCGTTGCACGGTGCGACCGCGGAGGTGCATGAGAGCCTCACGCGGGCGGCCGGCAGCTTCGACGAGACCTGTACGGGGATCACGAACGCGATCAGTGCTGGGCTTCCGGTCCTCACCAACAGCGTGATCACTCGGCACAACGTCGGCACTCTGCCGGAGCTCGTGGCGCTGCTCGCGTCATTCGGCGTCACACGGGCGCAGCTGGCGTTCGTACACCCGGTGGGCACGGCGTTCGAGCGGTTCGACGAGGTCGTGCCGCTGTTCTCCGATCTGGTCGTCCCGCTCGGGGCGGCGCGCTTGGTCGCCATCGAACGCAGGGTGAGCCTGCGCACCGAGGCGGTCCCTTTGTGTTTCCTCCGCGGCATGCAGGAGCTCGCCGCCGAGTCGACGATCCCGTTGACCACGGTCAGCGATCTCGAGGGTCGGCGCGACTACTCCGAGTGGCGGGTGCACGAAGGCAAATCACACGGACCCCCGTGCCAGGCGTGCTCCGCCCGGGAGCAGTGCGAAGGTCCGTGGCGCGAGTACCCCGACCTACGCGGTTGGGACGAGATGGTGCCGTTCGCGTAG
- the fdhD gene encoding formate dehydrogenase accessory sulfurtransferase FdhD: MNDKASRQRSTLRYLADGTERTIADAVVVEEPLEIRIAGDTLAITMRTPGHDRELAAGLLLSEGIIGSAADLGGLGHCGRPGDEGYGNTLEVTPAPGNVIDVERLALARRGSLVSTSCGVCGRRSIDDLIGERLPLADEVRVRRAVIQTLTASLRAEQPVFSKTGGLHAAGAADLEGKLSVVREDVGRHNAVDKVIGRLLLDGALPAQEKLLIVSGRTSFEIVQKAFVSGFPVVVAVSAPTSLAIDTAIRAGMTLIGFSRDGAFNVYAGSQRLED, encoded by the coding sequence ATGAACGACAAGGCGAGCCGACAGCGCTCGACCTTGCGCTACCTCGCGGACGGCACCGAGCGGACCATCGCCGATGCGGTGGTGGTGGAAGAACCCCTCGAGATCCGCATCGCCGGGGACACGCTGGCCATCACCATGCGCACGCCCGGCCACGATAGAGAGCTGGCCGCAGGCCTTCTGCTCTCGGAGGGCATCATCGGCTCGGCCGCAGATCTCGGCGGCCTGGGTCACTGTGGGCGCCCCGGAGACGAGGGCTACGGCAACACCCTCGAGGTGACTCCGGCACCGGGCAACGTGATCGACGTCGAACGGCTCGCCCTCGCACGGCGCGGCAGTCTCGTGAGCACGAGCTGCGGGGTCTGTGGTCGGCGCAGCATCGACGACCTGATCGGAGAGCGCTTGCCGCTGGCTGACGAGGTGCGCGTGCGTCGCGCCGTCATCCAGACCCTAACGGCGAGCCTGCGCGCCGAGCAGCCGGTGTTTTCCAAGACCGGTGGGCTTCACGCGGCGGGCGCGGCAGATCTCGAGGGCAAGCTCAGCGTGGTACGAGAAGACGTCGGTCGCCACAACGCGGTGGACAAGGTCATCGGACGCCTGCTGCTCGACGGCGCCCTGCCGGCCCAGGAAAAGCTCTTGATCGTCTCGGGGCGGACCAGCTTCGAGATCGTGCAGAAGGCGTTCGTCTCGGGTTTCCCGGTCGTCGTCGCGGTGTCCGCGCCCACCTCCCTCGCCATCGACACAGCGATTCGCGCGGGCATGACCCTGATCGGATTTTCCAGGGACGGCGCGTTCAACGTCTACGCCGGCAGTCAGCGGCTGGAAGACTGA
- the hxsB gene encoding His-Xaa-Ser system radical SAM maturase HxsB, giving the protein MQLLKLGIRPKRPGKLMPVRHRSVGGEVLLTTAFGDWVFVSEAERDQLFRGELSEGSALEARLRERGFLADHVDPATLAARMRRKKAFLRYGPNLHVLVVTLRCNETCVYCHASRAAMDRVDTDMSRETAEKCVDLALRSTAPRITIEFQGGEPLANFPVVEHAIEYALAKNRAYGKELEFTMVSNLSLMTDERLDYLVGKKVQICTSIDGPPTLHDKQRVLAGGSAFAQASGWIRKLNQRYGDMGLDPTLYHVEALITVTRAALDYPREIVDTYLELGCRALFMRPLDPFGFASETGHKIEYERRSYLDFYREAVDYMLEKNAAGAEILERYAAIFLTKILTEDDPNFLDIRSPCGAGIGQLAYNYDGRMFTCDEGRMLHEMGDDLFRLGHVDETKYRELMTHETVRSIMAASNLDTQPDCVSCTYAAYCGICPVHNYETQGSLHGRMRESDWCAVHKGIQDYLFDKLRQNDPAVVSTLERWTTSRERSHFLQQCAVS; this is encoded by the coding sequence ATGCAGCTCCTGAAGCTCGGGATCCGCCCCAAACGACCGGGCAAGCTGATGCCAGTGCGCCACCGCAGCGTGGGCGGTGAAGTGCTCCTGACCACCGCCTTCGGCGATTGGGTGTTCGTGAGTGAAGCCGAACGAGACCAGTTGTTCCGCGGTGAGCTCAGCGAAGGCTCGGCCCTCGAAGCCCGCCTGCGCGAGCGGGGTTTCCTCGCCGACCACGTGGACCCTGCCACCCTCGCTGCGCGCATGCGGCGCAAGAAGGCGTTCCTGCGCTACGGCCCGAATCTTCACGTGCTGGTGGTGACCCTGCGCTGCAACGAGACGTGTGTGTATTGCCACGCCAGCCGCGCTGCCATGGACCGCGTCGACACCGACATGTCGCGCGAGACGGCAGAGAAATGCGTGGACCTGGCCCTGCGCTCGACGGCGCCGCGCATCACCATCGAATTCCAGGGCGGTGAACCCCTCGCCAACTTCCCGGTGGTCGAACACGCCATCGAGTATGCGCTCGCAAAGAACCGCGCCTACGGCAAGGAGCTCGAGTTCACGATGGTCTCGAACCTCTCGCTGATGACCGACGAGCGGCTCGACTACCTGGTGGGCAAGAAGGTCCAGATCTGCACCAGCATCGACGGCCCGCCGACCCTGCACGACAAACAGCGGGTCCTGGCCGGAGGCAGCGCGTTTGCCCAAGCCTCGGGCTGGATCCGCAAGCTCAACCAGCGCTATGGAGACATGGGACTCGACCCGACGCTCTACCACGTCGAGGCGCTGATCACGGTGACGCGGGCGGCGCTGGACTATCCCCGGGAGATCGTCGACACCTACCTCGAGCTCGGCTGTCGCGCGCTCTTCATGCGTCCCCTCGATCCCTTCGGCTTCGCCAGCGAGACCGGGCACAAGATCGAGTACGAGCGCCGCAGCTACCTCGATTTCTACCGCGAGGCGGTCGACTACATGCTGGAGAAGAACGCCGCGGGCGCCGAGATCCTCGAGCGCTACGCCGCCATCTTCTTGACGAAGATCCTGACGGAGGACGACCCGAACTTCCTCGATATTCGCTCACCCTGCGGCGCCGGCATCGGGCAGCTCGCATACAACTACGACGGCCGCATGTTCACCTGCGACGAGGGGCGCATGCTGCACGAGATGGGGGACGACCTGTTTCGACTCGGCCACGTCGACGAGACGAAGTACCGCGAGCTCATGACTCACGAGACGGTGCGCTCGATCATGGCGGCGTCCAACCTCGACACCCAACCGGACTGCGTCAGCTGCACCTACGCGGCGTACTGTGGCATCTGTCCGGTGCACAACTACGAGACTCAGGGCTCGCTGCACGGGCGCATGCGCGAGAGTGATTGGTGCGCCGTTCACAAGGGCATCCAGGACTACCTCTTCGACAAACTGAGGCAGAACGACCCGGCAGTGGTCTCGACCCTCGAGCGCTGGACTACGTCGCGAGAGCGATCCCATTTCCTCCAGCAGTGCGCGGTGAGCTGA
- a CDS encoding DUF2132 domain-containing protein, producing MSAEQPKNKLHGITLERIVTELVEHYGFPELGNLVNIRCFQADPSVASSLKFLRRTPWARAKVEELYLFMLREAERSARG from the coding sequence ATGAGCGCCGAGCAACCCAAGAACAAACTCCACGGCATCACGCTCGAACGCATCGTGACCGAGCTCGTCGAGCACTACGGCTTTCCCGAGCTCGGCAACTTGGTCAACATCCGCTGCTTTCAAGCGGATCCGAGCGTAGCTTCGAGCCTCAAGTTCTTGCGCCGCACGCCGTGGGCGCGTGCCAAGGTCGAAGAGCTCTATCTGTTCATGCTGCGCGAGGCTGAACGCTCAGCGCGAGGCTGA